In Crinalium epipsammum PCC 9333, the following are encoded in one genomic region:
- a CDS encoding type 1 glutamine amidotransferase — MNTEQFELTIGWLYPNLMSTYGDRGNVICIQQRAQWRGYKVQVLPLDQNASVEDIHKVDVIVGGGAQDRQQEIVMRDLSGVKADTIRDQLETGTPGVFTCGSPQLLGHYYEPALGERIDGLGLLDLVTKHPGADAKRCIGNVVIEVSASQLAQDLEKMLGSVPLIIGFENHGGRTYLGKVEALGRVVKGYGNNGEDGMEGAFYRNAIATYSHGPLLPKNPFLADWLIQTAFKQKYQTEISLSALDDTLANQAREAMFKRLGVNTPAVVQR; from the coding sequence ATGAATACTGAGCAGTTTGAACTAACAATTGGTTGGCTGTACCCTAATTTAATGAGTACTTATGGCGATCGCGGTAATGTGATTTGCATCCAACAACGCGCACAATGGCGAGGTTACAAGGTGCAAGTTTTACCTTTAGATCAAAACGCATCTGTAGAAGATATACATAAAGTAGATGTGATCGTTGGTGGTGGCGCACAAGACAGGCAGCAAGAAATTGTCATGCGTGACTTAAGCGGAGTCAAAGCAGACACGATCCGCGATCAACTGGAAACTGGTACGCCTGGGGTGTTTACTTGTGGATCACCTCAATTATTAGGACACTACTACGAACCTGCTTTGGGTGAACGCATTGACGGACTGGGCTTGTTAGATTTGGTGACTAAACATCCTGGGGCAGATGCAAAGCGTTGTATTGGTAATGTTGTGATTGAGGTGAGTGCATCTCAGTTGGCACAAGATTTAGAAAAAATGTTGGGTAGTGTACCGCTAATTATTGGTTTTGAAAATCATGGCGGTAGAACTTATTTAGGGAAGGTGGAAGCGTTAGGGCGGGTGGTTAAAGGGTATGGTAACAATGGGGAAGATGGGATGGAAGGAGCATTTTATCGCAATGCGATCGCCACTTATTCTCATGGTCCTTTATTACCCAAAAATCCCTTCCTTGCAGATTGGTTAATTCAAACAGCATTTAAGCAAAAGTATCAAACTGAAATATCACTTTCAGCATTAGATGATACTTTGGCAAATCAAGCAAGGGAAGCTATGTTTAAACGTTTAGGAGTTAATACGCCCGCAGTTGTACAGAGGTAG
- a CDS encoding hemolysin family protein — translation MSPTSEILIILLLTIVSAIFVMSEMAIVSSRKVRLQNMANQGDAKANVALKLANAPNQFLATVQVGITLINIVSGAFGEGAISKRLAPILNNFPLLAPYTEVIASTIAIMLITYLTLVIGELVPKRLALNNPERISATVAIPMRMLANIASPIVHILSASTDTVLRLIGIQASTDPQVTEEEIKVLIEQGTEAGTFEEAEQDMVERVFRLGDRRISALMTPRPDIMWLDLEDSFEINRLKMLDSGHSRFPVCQGDLDHALGVTHVTDLLSRCLSSQSLDLTVSLRQPLYVPESTRGLKVLELFKQTGTHIALVVDEYGVIQGLVTLNDILEEIVGDLPSIEQHEEPLIVQREDGSWLLDGMLSVEEFVELFEADDISAEQRGNYHTLGGFVIMQLGRIPNAADHFEWNGLRLEVMDMDGNRVDKVLVMPITDAPSDSRNED, via the coding sequence ATGTCCCCAACTAGCGAAATTTTAATAATTCTTCTTTTGACCATCGTGAGTGCCATTTTTGTAATGTCAGAGATGGCAATTGTCTCGTCGCGGAAGGTGCGGCTACAAAATATGGCTAACCAGGGAGATGCTAAAGCTAATGTGGCATTGAAACTGGCTAATGCTCCCAATCAGTTTCTTGCCACTGTTCAGGTGGGGATAACACTGATTAATATCGTGTCTGGTGCTTTCGGTGAAGGTGCAATATCTAAGAGGTTAGCACCTATTTTAAATAATTTTCCTTTACTAGCACCTTATACCGAAGTGATCGCTTCTACAATAGCCATTATGTTAATCACCTATCTAACGCTAGTGATTGGCGAATTGGTTCCTAAGCGGTTGGCATTAAATAATCCAGAACGCATTTCGGCTACTGTCGCCATCCCCATGCGGATGTTGGCAAACATTGCCTCCCCCATCGTTCATATCTTAAGTGCTTCAACTGATACGGTTCTACGTTTGATTGGCATCCAAGCATCAACAGACCCCCAAGTAACTGAAGAAGAAATCAAAGTTTTGATCGAGCAAGGTACTGAAGCAGGGACATTTGAGGAAGCAGAACAAGACATGGTTGAACGGGTGTTTCGCTTGGGCGATCGCCGGATTAGTGCTTTAATGACACCAAGACCTGATATTATGTGGCTTGATTTAGAAGATTCTTTTGAGATAAACCGCCTAAAAATGCTCGATAGCGGTCATTCTCGGTTTCCAGTTTGCCAAGGCGACTTGGATCACGCTTTAGGCGTAACTCATGTCACTGATTTGTTATCTCGCTGCCTCTCCAGCCAATCACTCGATCTAACTGTATCTTTGCGACAACCATTATATGTGCCAGAAAGTACTAGGGGCTTGAAAGTTTTAGAGTTATTCAAGCAAACTGGTACTCATATTGCTTTAGTAGTAGACGAATACGGCGTTATTCAGGGATTAGTTACTCTCAATGACATCTTAGAAGAAATAGTCGGCGATCTTCCTTCAATTGAACAGCACGAAGAGCCGCTAATTGTGCAAAGAGAGGATGGTTCCTGGTTGCTGGATGGAATGTTGTCAGTAGAAGAGTTTGTGGAACTGTTCGAGGCTGATGACATATCTGCCGAGCAAAGAGGCAATTATCATACATTGGGTGGCTTTGTAATTATGCAACTCGGTCGTATTCCCAATGCTGCGGATCATTTTGAGTGGAATGGTTTACGTTTGGAAGTCATGGATATGGATGGCAATCGAGTTGATAAAGTATTGGTGATGCCAATCACAGATGCACCGTCTGATTCAAGGAATGAAGATTAA
- a CDS encoding class I SAM-dependent methyltransferase, whose product MTTAVKTDTTFTSKLVNGLLSVKPLANLAKQQARTMMIKRAEKIGVYWRQEVEDLQKLDWDKYLAEVKNPDLTYPEYYLRTFHAYDEGNLGWHPALEVSVAARAVHAGIWQGAGAEGDAKLRESYHEVLKSSLAQAPGDILDVGCSVGMSTFALQELYPQANITGLDLSPYFLAVANYNSQQCHANINWVNAAAENTNLPEASFDLVSTFLVHHELPQFASKEIFCEMRRLLRPNGYISIMDMNPKSEIYSKMPPYILTLLKSTEPYLDEYFSLDIEQALIDAGFNKPIITCNSPRHRTIIAQVS is encoded by the coding sequence ATGACCACTGCTGTCAAAACTGATACTACATTCACTTCTAAACTCGTCAATGGGTTACTATCCGTTAAGCCCTTAGCAAACTTAGCCAAGCAGCAAGCTCGTACAATGATGATTAAGCGGGCAGAAAAAATTGGGGTATATTGGCGGCAAGAAGTAGAAGATTTACAAAAACTTGACTGGGATAAATATTTAGCTGAAGTCAAAAATCCCGATCTCACTTATCCTGAGTACTATCTGCGGACATTTCATGCTTATGATGAAGGTAACTTAGGTTGGCACCCTGCATTAGAGGTATCAGTTGCTGCCCGTGCTGTTCATGCTGGAATTTGGCAAGGTGCTGGTGCAGAAGGTGATGCCAAGCTACGGGAAAGTTACCATGAAGTGCTGAAAAGCTCACTTGCTCAAGCGCCTGGAGATATTTTAGATGTAGGTTGTAGTGTGGGGATGAGTACGTTTGCACTGCAAGAACTTTATCCTCAAGCAAATATTACAGGTTTAGATTTATCCCCTTACTTTTTAGCCGTTGCAAACTACAACTCACAGCAATGCCATGCCAATATCAATTGGGTTAATGCTGCGGCGGAAAATACTAATTTACCAGAAGCTTCATTTGATTTAGTTTCTACATTTTTGGTGCATCACGAACTACCACAGTTTGCCAGTAAAGAGATTTTCTGTGAAATGCGACGTTTACTGCGTCCTAATGGGTATATATCCATCATGGATATGAATCCTAAATCTGAAATTTATTCTAAAATGCCGCCTTACATCCTAACTTTGTTGAAAAGTACCGAACCCTACTTGGATGAGTATTTCTCTTTAGATATTGAACAAGCGTTAATAGATGCTGGTTTTAATAAACCTATTATTACCTGTAATAGCCCACGTCACCGCACGATCATCGCGCAGGTAAGTTAA